The following coding sequences are from one Pseudomonas mendocina window:
- a CDS encoding DUF1289 domain-containing protein: MSEAEKPVRSPCVHVCALDEQDVCIGCQRTAAEITRWGRMENTERRAVLQLCLERARASGLLLTSS; the protein is encoded by the coding sequence ATGAGTGAAGCGGAAAAGCCCGTGCGCTCGCCTTGCGTGCATGTCTGCGCGCTGGACGAGCAGGATGTCTGCATCGGTTGCCAGCGCACGGCTGCCGAAATCACCCGCTGGGGCCGCATGGAGAACACCGAGCGCCGTGCGGTGCTGCAACTATGCCTGGAGCGCGCCCGCGCTTCGGGACTTCTACTGACGTCTTCCTGA
- the mltF gene encoding membrane-bound lytic murein transglycosylase MltF yields the protein MFARPAIRMRCATGLLAIGTLLMLAGCGEDPKPSVLEQVKAEGELRVVTRNSPATYFQDRNGATGFEYELAKRFATDLGLELKIETADNLDSLFASLDRANGPVMAAAGLVDTPQRQRQARFSIPYLEVTPQIIYRQGQPRPSKAEDLVGKRILVLAGSSHAEQLAALKLELPELQFEVSDAVEVVDLLRMVDEGQIDLTLVDSNELAMNQVYFPNVRVGFDLGETNHMRWAVAAGEDDSLLREIDAFLERSEANGTLQRLKERYYGHVDVLGYVGAYTFAQHLQQRLPRYEKMFRQAGHSHQVDWRLLAAMGYQESLWQPNATSKTGVRGLMMLTQRTAQSVGVSNRLDPRQSIEGGARYFIQVHQQLPESIAEPDRTWFALAAYNVGGGHLEDARKLTEAEGLDPNKWADVQKILPRLAQKQWYSKTRYGYARGGEPVHFVRNIRRYYDILTWVTQPQLEGTQVAESGIHLPGIDKRKPEEETPPL from the coding sequence ATGTTTGCACGACCTGCGATACGCATGCGTTGCGCCACAGGGCTGTTGGCGATTGGAACCCTCCTGATGCTCGCTGGCTGCGGCGAAGACCCCAAGCCCAGCGTACTCGAGCAGGTAAAGGCGGAGGGTGAGCTGCGCGTGGTTACTCGCAACAGCCCCGCCACCTACTTCCAGGATCGCAACGGCGCGACCGGTTTCGAATACGAACTGGCCAAACGCTTCGCCACCGACCTCGGCCTGGAACTGAAGATCGAAACCGCTGACAACCTCGACAGCCTGTTCGCCAGCCTGGATCGCGCCAACGGCCCGGTAATGGCCGCTGCCGGCCTGGTTGATACGCCGCAGCGCCAGCGCCAGGCGCGTTTCTCCATTCCGTACCTGGAAGTCACGCCACAAATCATCTATCGCCAGGGCCAGCCGCGCCCGAGCAAGGCCGAAGACCTGGTCGGCAAACGTATCCTGGTACTGGCTGGCAGCAGCCATGCCGAACAACTGGCGGCTCTCAAGCTGGAGCTACCGGAACTACAGTTCGAAGTCTCCGACGCTGTGGAAGTAGTCGACCTGCTGCGCATGGTCGACGAGGGGCAGATCGACCTGACGCTGGTGGACTCCAACGAACTGGCGATGAACCAGGTGTATTTCCCCAACGTACGGGTCGGCTTCGACCTTGGCGAGACCAATCACATGCGCTGGGCGGTGGCCGCTGGCGAGGATGACAGCCTGCTGCGGGAAATCGACGCATTCCTCGAACGCTCGGAGGCCAACGGCACGCTGCAACGCCTGAAAGAGCGCTACTACGGCCATGTCGACGTACTCGGCTACGTCGGCGCCTACACCTTCGCCCAGCACCTGCAACAACGCCTGCCGCGCTACGAGAAGATGTTCCGCCAGGCCGGCCACAGCCATCAGGTGGATTGGCGATTGCTCGCTGCCATGGGCTATCAGGAATCGCTGTGGCAACCCAATGCCACCTCCAAGACTGGCGTACGCGGCCTGATGATGCTGACCCAGCGCACTGCGCAATCGGTCGGCGTCTCCAACCGACTCGACCCCAGGCAAAGCATCGAAGGCGGTGCACGCTACTTCATTCAGGTTCACCAGCAACTGCCGGAAAGCATTGCCGAGCCGGATCGCACCTGGTTCGCCCTGGCAGCCTACAACGTCGGCGGCGGCCATCTGGAAGATGCACGCAAGCTGACCGAGGCCGAAGGGCTGGATCCGAACAAGTGGGCCGATGTACAGAAGATCCTGCCTCGCCTAGCGCAGAAGCAGTGGTACAGCAAGACGCGCTACGGCTATGCGCGCGGCGGTGAGCCCGTGCACTTCGTGCGTAACATCCGCCGCTACTACGACATCCTCACCTGGGTGACCCAGCCACAGCTGGAAGGCACGCAAGTGGCCGAAAGCGGTATCCACCTGCCAGGCATCGACAAACGCAAGCCCGAAGAAGAAACCCCGCCGCTCTGA
- a CDS encoding CoA pyrophosphatase, with product MLDELLHRVRGYSPRPLETERSFPEAAVLVPITRSDEPELVLTLRATSLSTHGGEVAFPGGRRDPEDRDLVDTALREAEEEIGLPPGLVEVIGPLSSLVSRHGIQVTPYVGLVPDYVEYKANDAEIASVFSVPLEFFRSDPREMTHRIDYLGRSWYVPSYTYGEYRIWGLTAIMVVELVNLVYDAGIALNQPLEHFIHLR from the coding sequence ATGCTGGACGAGTTGCTCCATCGCGTGCGCGGTTATTCACCGCGCCCTCTGGAGACCGAGCGCAGCTTCCCCGAGGCGGCGGTGCTGGTCCCCATCACCCGCAGTGACGAACCTGAGCTGGTGCTGACCCTGCGCGCCACCAGTCTGTCGACCCATGGCGGTGAGGTGGCGTTTCCCGGTGGCCGGCGCGATCCGGAGGATCGTGATCTGGTGGATACCGCGCTACGTGAGGCCGAGGAGGAAATCGGCCTGCCGCCAGGCTTGGTCGAGGTCATCGGGCCGCTCAGCAGCCTGGTGTCGCGCCACGGCATTCAGGTTACGCCCTATGTCGGCCTGGTGCCGGACTACGTGGAGTACAAGGCCAACGATGCCGAGATCGCCTCGGTGTTTTCGGTGCCGCTGGAGTTCTTTCGCAGCGACCCGCGCGAGATGACCCATCGTATCGATTACCTCGGGCGCAGCTGGTACGTGCCGTCCTACACCTATGGCGAGTACCGCATCTGGGGCCTGACGGCGATCATGGTGGTGGAGCTGGTCAATCTGGTTTATGACGCCGGCATCGCTCTGAACCAGCCCCTCGAACACTTCATCCATCTGCGCTGA
- the purL gene encoding phosphoribosylformylglycinamidine synthase has translation MLILRGAPALSAFRHGKLLEQLTSKVPAVTGLYAEFAHFADVTGVLSADEEQVLARLLKYGPSVPVQEPSGKLFLTIPRFGTISPWSSKASDIARNCGLAKIQRLERGIAYYVTGELSADDQAAVAAALHDRMTQLVLSSLEEASALFSHAQPKPLTAVDVLGGGRAALERANQDLGLALAEDEIDYLVKSFNDLGRNPHDIELMMFAQANSEHCRHKIFNASWDIDGESQEKSLFGMIKNTYQMHNEGVLSAYKDNASVIVGHTAGRFFPNPETRQYGAVQEPVHILMKVETHNHPTAIAPFPGASTGSGGEIRDEGATGRGAKPKAGLTGFSVSNLNIPGFVQPWEKPYGKPERIVSALDIMIEGPLGGAAFNNEFGRPALNGYFRTFEQAVDSPRGEEVRGYHKPIMLAGGLGNIRENHVQKGEISVGAKLIVLGGPAMLIGLGGGAASSMATGASSADLDFASVQRENPEMERRCQEVIDRCWQLGEANPIKFIHDVGAGGISNALPELINDGGRGGRFELRNVPNDEPGMAPHEIWCNESQERYVMSVDAADFERFKAICERERCPFAVVGEATAEPHLTVTDSHFGNTPVDMPLEVLLGKPPRMHRSVAREAEQGDDFAASEVAIDEALERVLRHPAVASKSFLITIGDRTITGLVARDQMVGPWQVPVADCAVTATSFDVYTGEAMAMGERTPLALLDAPASGRMAVGETVTNLAAARIEKLSDIKLSANWMAAAGHPGEDARLYDTVKAVGMELCPALGITIPVGKDSMSMKTRWQEEGVDKSVTSPLSLVITGFAPVQDIRQTLTPQLRMDKGVTDLILIDLGRGQNRMGGSILAQVYAKIGQQVPDVDDAEDLKAFFAVIQGLNADGHLLAYHDRSDGGLLTTVLEMAFAGHCGLSLSLDALADEASELPAVLFNEELGAVIQVHQDATAEVLAQFSAAGLGDCVAVIGQAVNNSEVSISFNGEPVFSGERRLLQRQWAETSYQIQRLRDNAECADQEFDALLEEDNPGLSVKLGFDVNQDVAAPYIKKGVRPQIAILREQGVNGQVEMAAAFDRAGFSAIDVHMSDILAGRVSLEAFKGLVACGGFSYGDVLGAGEGWAKSVLFNARARDAFQGFFERKDSFTLGVCNGCQMMSNLHELIPGTEFWPHFVRNRSEQFEARVAMVQIQESASIFLQGMAGSRMPIAIAHGEGHAEFESEEALLEADLSGTVAMRFVDNHGKVTETYPANPNGSPRGITGLTSRDGRVTIMMPHPERVFRAVQNSWRPDEWQEDGGWMRMFRNARVWVD, from the coding sequence ATGTTGATTCTGCGCGGCGCTCCCGCCCTTTCCGCTTTCCGCCATGGCAAATTGCTCGAGCAACTGACCAGCAAAGTGCCGGCCGTGACCGGGCTGTACGCCGAGTTCGCGCATTTCGCCGATGTCACAGGCGTTCTCAGCGCCGACGAGGAACAGGTACTGGCGCGTCTGCTCAAGTACGGCCCGAGCGTGCCGGTGCAGGAGCCCAGCGGCAAGCTGTTTCTGACGATTCCGCGCTTCGGCACCATCTCGCCGTGGTCGAGCAAGGCCAGCGATATTGCCCGCAACTGTGGTCTGGCCAAGATCCAGCGCCTGGAGCGTGGCATCGCCTATTACGTCACTGGCGAGCTGTCGGCGGATGATCAGGCCGCTGTTGCTGCTGCCCTGCACGACCGCATGACCCAGCTCGTGTTGAGCAGCCTGGAAGAGGCCTCTGCACTGTTCAGCCATGCTCAGCCCAAACCGCTGACCGCGGTGGACGTACTCGGCGGTGGCCGCGCGGCGCTGGAGCGGGCCAACCAGGATCTGGGCCTGGCCCTGGCCGAAGACGAAATCGATTACCTGGTGAAGAGCTTCAACGACCTGGGGCGCAACCCGCACGACATCGAGCTGATGATGTTCGCCCAGGCCAACTCCGAGCACTGCCGCCACAAGATCTTCAATGCCAGCTGGGACATCGATGGCGAGAGCCAGGAAAAGTCGCTGTTCGGCATGATCAAGAACACCTACCAGATGCACAACGAAGGTGTGCTGTCCGCTTACAAGGACAATGCCTCGGTCATCGTCGGCCACACCGCCGGGCGTTTCTTCCCCAATCCTGAAACCCGCCAGTACGGCGCGGTGCAGGAGCCGGTGCACATCCTGATGAAGGTGGAAACCCACAACCACCCGACCGCCATCGCGCCGTTCCCCGGTGCCTCCACTGGTTCCGGTGGTGAGATCCGCGACGAAGGCGCCACTGGTCGTGGTGCCAAGCCCAAGGCCGGTCTGACTGGCTTCTCGGTTTCCAACCTGAATATCCCCGGCTTCGTGCAGCCCTGGGAAAAGCCCTACGGCAAGCCCGAGCGCATTGTCAGCGCGCTGGATATCATGATCGAAGGCCCGCTGGGCGGCGCCGCGTTCAACAACGAATTCGGTCGCCCGGCGCTCAATGGCTACTTCCGTACCTTCGAGCAGGCGGTCGACAGCCCGCGCGGTGAAGAAGTGCGCGGCTATCACAAGCCGATCATGCTCGCTGGCGGTCTCGGCAACATCCGTGAGAACCATGTGCAGAAGGGCGAGATCTCGGTCGGCGCCAAGCTGATCGTGCTCGGCGGCCCGGCCATGCTCATCGGCCTTGGCGGCGGTGCTGCATCCTCCATGGCCACCGGTGCCAGCTCGGCTGACCTGGACTTCGCCTCGGTACAGCGCGAGAACCCGGAGATGGAGCGCCGCTGCCAGGAGGTCATCGACCGCTGCTGGCAGCTGGGTGAAGCCAACCCGATCAAATTCATCCACGACGTCGGCGCTGGTGGTATCTCCAACGCCTTGCCGGAGCTGATCAACGACGGCGGCCGTGGTGGCCGTTTTGAACTGCGCAACGTGCCCAACGATGAGCCGGGCATGGCCCCGCACGAAATCTGGTGCAACGAGTCGCAGGAACGCTATGTGATGAGCGTGGACGCTGCCGACTTCGAGCGTTTCAAGGCCATCTGCGAGCGCGAGCGCTGCCCCTTCGCCGTGGTCGGCGAGGCCACAGCCGAGCCGCATCTGACCGTTACCGACAGTCATTTCGGCAACACCCCGGTGGACATGCCGCTGGAGGTGCTGCTGGGCAAGCCGCCGCGTATGCATCGCAGCGTCGCGCGCGAAGCCGAGCAGGGCGATGACTTCGCCGCCAGCGAAGTGGCCATCGACGAAGCGCTGGAGCGCGTATTGCGCCATCCGGCCGTGGCCAGCAAGAGCTTCCTGATCACCATCGGCGACCGCACCATCACCGGTCTGGTGGCACGTGACCAGATGGTCGGCCCGTGGCAGGTGCCGGTGGCCGACTGCGCCGTCACCGCCACCAGCTTCGACGTCTACACCGGTGAAGCCATGGCCATGGGCGAGCGCACCCCGCTGGCGCTGCTGGATGCTCCGGCTTCCGGGCGTATGGCCGTCGGCGAAACCGTTACCAACCTGGCCGCCGCGCGCATCGAAAAACTCTCCGACATCAAACTGTCGGCCAACTGGATGGCCGCTGCCGGTCATCCGGGTGAAGACGCCCGCCTGTACGACACCGTTAAGGCCGTCGGCATGGAGCTGTGCCCGGCGCTGGGCATCACCATTCCGGTGGGCAAGGACTCCATGTCCATGAAAACCCGCTGGCAGGAAGAGGGCGTCGACAAGAGCGTGACCTCGCCGCTGTCGCTGGTGATCACCGGCTTCGCGCCGGTACAGGACATTCGCCAGACCCTGACCCCACAACTGCGCATGGACAAGGGTGTCACCGACCTGATCCTGATCGACCTGGGTCGTGGCCAGAACCGTATGGGCGGCTCGATCCTCGCTCAGGTCTACGCGAAGATCGGTCAGCAGGTGCCGGATGTCGATGATGCCGAAGACCTCAAGGCCTTCTTCGCCGTGATCCAGGGCCTCAATGCCGATGGTCACCTCTTGGCCTACCACGACCGTTCCGACGGCGGTCTGCTGACCACCGTGCTGGAAATGGCCTTCGCCGGCCATTGCGGCCTGAGCCTGAGCCTCGATGCTCTGGCGGATGAGGCCAGCGAGCTGCCAGCCGTTCTGTTCAACGAAGAACTGGGCGCCGTCATTCAGGTGCATCAGGACGCCACTGCCGAAGTACTGGCGCAGTTCAGTGCAGCTGGCCTTGGCGATTGCGTGGCCGTGATCGGCCAGGCCGTGAACAACAGCGAAGTCAGCATCAGCTTCAACGGCGAGCCAGTGTTCTCCGGCGAGCGTCGCCTGCTGCAGCGTCAGTGGGCCGAGACCAGCTACCAGATCCAGCGCCTGCGTGATAACGCCGAGTGTGCTGATCAGGAGTTCGATGCGCTGCTGGAAGAAGACAACCCTGGCCTGAGCGTCAAGCTGGGCTTCGACGTTAATCAGGATGTTGCCGCGCCCTACATCAAGAAGGGCGTGCGTCCGCAAATTGCGATCCTGCGTGAGCAGGGCGTTAACGGCCAGGTGGAAATGGCGGCAGCCTTCGACCGCGCCGGATTTAGTGCGATAGATGTGCATATGAGCGACATCCTGGCTGGCCGCGTCAGCCTGGAAGCGTTCAAGGGTCTGGTGGCCTGCGGTGGTTTCTCCTACGGCGACGTGCTGGGTGCCGGTGAAGGCTGGGCCAAGTCGGTGCTGTTCAACGCCCGTGCCCGTGATGCTTTCCAGGGCTTCTTCGAGCGCAAGGACAGTTTCACCCTTGGCGTGTGCAACGGTTGCCAGATGATGAGCAACCTGCACGAACTGATTCCGGGTACCGAGTTCTGGCCGCACTTCGTGCGCAACCGCTCCGAGCAGTTCGAGGCGCGCGTAGCCATGGTGCAGATTCAGGAGTCGGCGTCGATCTTCCTGCAGGGCATGGCCGGTTCGCGTATGCCGATCGCCATTGCTCACGGCGAAGGCCATGCCGAGTTCGAGAGCGAGGAGGCGCTGCTGGAGGCCGATCTCTCCGGCACCGTGGCCATGCGTTTCGTCGACAACCACGGCAAGGTCACCGAGACCTACCCGGCTAACCCCAACGGTTCGCCGCGCGGGATTACCGGCCTGACCAGCCGCGACGGTCGCGTCACCATCATGATGCCGCACCCGGAGCGCGTGTTCCGCGCCGTGCAGAACTCCTGGCGTCCGGACGAGTGGCAGGAAGACGGCGGCTGGATGCGCATGTTCCGCAATGCACGGGTATGGGTGGATTAA
- a CDS encoding CDGSH iron-sulfur domain-containing protein, whose translation MADDSPLILPEVRLVKSGEVHRLCRCGHSASLPDCDDHCDCSLILRPEREQRLLLCRCGRSAGLPYCDGSHSPSAPGLADKWRRFFRGN comes from the coding sequence ATGGCCGATGATTCTCCCCTCATCCTTCCTGAAGTGCGCCTGGTCAAATCTGGCGAAGTCCACCGTCTGTGCCGCTGCGGACATTCGGCGTCCCTGCCGGACTGCGACGACCACTGCGATTGCTCCCTGATCCTGCGCCCTGAGCGTGAACAGCGTTTGTTGCTGTGCCGCTGCGGGCGCTCGGCCGGGTTGCCCTACTGCGATGGCAGTCATAGCCCATCGGCTCCAGGTCTGGCCGACAAATGGCGGCGCTTTTTCAGGGGCAATTGA
- a CDS encoding multicopper oxidase family protein — translation MSFTRRQVLAGLAGLGIAGLGAGGVRYWLGRPENVATHDYELIAAPLDLELVPGHVTPAWAYGGQAPGFELRCRQGERLRVRFINKLDVQSTIHWHGIRLPLEMDGVPYVSQAPVLPGEYFDYDFICHDAGSFWYHPHTASAEQLGRGLVGPLIVEEREPTGFRHERTLSLKTWHIDEQGAFTEFLVPRQAAREGTRGRLSTINGEPNPDLELPAGQVVRLRLINVDNTITYRLNLPGGEARIYALDGNPVQPRPLGKEYWLGPGMRIDLALKVPAAGQELSLRNGPLRLATIKSVASSEPSADWPPALPANPIAEPELARAETLRFNFEWAAMLSGNVEQGGSYKYWQINGQAWDINDKTCADRPIATLKKDGHYIFVLRNMAQYQHPIHLHGMTFKVLSSDRRQIIPYFTDTYLLGKNETARIAFVADNPGVWMFHCHVIDHMETGLMAAIEVV, via the coding sequence ATGTCGTTTACCCGCAGACAAGTGCTCGCTGGCCTGGCTGGTCTCGGTATCGCCGGGCTTGGCGCTGGCGGTGTGCGTTACTGGCTGGGGCGTCCGGAGAATGTGGCGACCCACGACTACGAGCTGATCGCCGCGCCACTGGATCTGGAGCTGGTACCGGGGCATGTGACGCCAGCCTGGGCCTATGGTGGTCAGGCGCCTGGATTCGAGTTGCGCTGCAGGCAGGGCGAGCGTCTGCGGGTGCGCTTCATCAATAAACTGGACGTGCAAAGCACTATCCATTGGCATGGTATCCGTCTGCCGCTGGAGATGGATGGCGTGCCCTATGTCTCCCAGGCGCCGGTGCTGCCAGGGGAATACTTCGACTACGACTTCATCTGCCATGATGCCGGCAGCTTCTGGTACCACCCGCACACGGCCAGTGCCGAGCAGTTGGGGCGTGGCCTGGTCGGGCCATTGATCGTCGAGGAGCGCGAGCCGACCGGCTTTCGTCACGAACGCACGCTGAGCCTGAAGACCTGGCATATCGATGAGCAGGGCGCTTTCACCGAGTTCCTGGTACCGCGCCAGGCGGCACGCGAGGGTACGCGAGGTCGACTGAGCACCATCAATGGTGAGCCCAATCCTGACCTGGAACTGCCGGCAGGGCAGGTGGTGCGCCTGCGCCTGATCAATGTCGACAACACCATCACCTATCGCCTCAACCTGCCAGGTGGTGAGGCGCGTATCTATGCATTGGACGGCAATCCGGTGCAGCCGCGTCCGCTGGGCAAGGAATATTGGCTGGGCCCTGGCATGCGCATCGATCTGGCGCTGAAGGTGCCGGCGGCTGGGCAGGAATTGTCCCTGCGTAATGGACCGTTGCGTCTGGCGACCATAAAGAGTGTTGCCAGTAGCGAGCCGTCAGCGGATTGGCCGCCAGCCTTGCCGGCCAATCCCATTGCCGAGCCGGAGCTGGCTCGCGCCGAGACCTTGCGCTTCAATTTCGAGTGGGCGGCGATGCTGTCCGGTAACGTGGAGCAGGGCGGCAGCTACAAGTACTGGCAGATCAACGGCCAGGCCTGGGACATCAACGACAAGACCTGTGCGGATCGTCCGATTGCGACCCTGAAAAAGGATGGTCACTACATCTTCGTACTGCGCAACATGGCGCAGTATCAGCACCCCATTCACCTGCATGGTATGACTTTCAAGGTGTTGAGTTCTGATCGGCGCCAGATCATTCCGTACTTCACCGATACCTACCTGCTGGGCAAGAACGAGACGGCGCGCATCGCTTTCGTCGCCGATAATCCCGGTGTCTGGATGTTCCATTGTCATGTGATCGATCATATGGAAACCGGGCTGATGGCCGCCATCGAAGTGGTGTAG
- the tadA gene encoding tRNA adenosine(34) deaminase TadA has product MKRPQIIDRSRDEYFMRLALEQARLGAEQGEVPVGAVLVQGDEVVGQGFNCPILRHDPSAHAEIVAIRAAAQSVQNYRLPGSTLYVTLEPCSMCAGLIVHARIARVVFAASEPRAGVAISQGQFFEQGFLNHRVLVEGGLLAEESGAMLREFFKARRG; this is encoded by the coding sequence ATGAAAAGACCGCAGATCATCGACCGCTCGCGTGACGAGTACTTCATGCGTCTGGCGCTGGAGCAGGCGCGACTGGGCGCCGAGCAAGGCGAGGTGCCAGTGGGGGCGGTGCTGGTGCAGGGCGACGAAGTGGTCGGCCAGGGCTTCAATTGTCCGATCCTGCGCCACGACCCCAGTGCTCATGCCGAGATAGTGGCGATCCGTGCGGCGGCGCAAAGCGTGCAGAACTATCGGCTGCCTGGCAGCACCTTGTACGTCACGCTGGAGCCCTGCAGCATGTGCGCCGGCCTGATCGTCCATGCGCGCATCGCGCGCGTGGTGTTCGCCGCCAGCGAGCCACGTGCGGGCGTGGCGATCAGCCAGGGGCAATTCTTCGAGCAGGGCTTTCTCAACCACCGTGTGCTGGTGGAGGGAGGGTTGCTGGCCGAGGAGAGCGGGGCGATGCTGCGAGAGTTCTTCAAGGCTCGGCGAGGCTGA
- a CDS encoding murein L,D-transpeptidase family protein, with protein sequence MRWLLPLLCLTLSLNAMASTTPVASSRTVDKVLVLKSERKLHLQQRGETIKSYRISLGKQPDGAKLREGDLRTPEGFYWIDWRKPSDKYQLSLHISYPNARDLAKAKDAGVPPGSMIMIHGTPLDEEYPEWFFHTLDWTEGCIAMKNDDMREVWSLVKDGTLIEIRP encoded by the coding sequence ATGCGCTGGTTGTTGCCCCTGCTTTGCCTCACCCTCAGCCTCAATGCCATGGCCAGCACCACACCCGTGGCCAGCAGCCGCACAGTGGACAAGGTGCTGGTACTCAAATCCGAGCGCAAATTGCATCTGCAGCAGCGCGGTGAAACCATAAAGTCCTACCGCATCTCCCTCGGTAAACAACCCGACGGCGCAAAGCTGCGCGAGGGCGACCTGCGCACGCCCGAAGGCTTCTACTGGATCGACTGGCGCAAGCCCAGCGACAAGTACCAGCTGTCGCTGCATATCTCCTACCCTAATGCCCGCGACCTGGCCAAGGCCAAGGATGCCGGCGTACCGCCAGGCAGCATGATCATGATTCACGGCACGCCGCTGGACGAGGAATACCCGGAGTGGTTCTTCCACACCCTGGACTGGACCGAAGGCTGCATCGCCATGAAGAACGACGATATGCGCGAGGTATGGAGCCTGGTCAAAGATGGGACGCTGATCGAAATCAGGCCCTGA
- a CDS encoding gamma carbonic anhydrase family protein encodes MKYRLGSSRVEAHPDSWVAPSADLIGKVRLEAGASVWFGAVLRGDNELIHIGENSNVQDGSVMHTDMGFPLTLGKGVTVGHNVMMHGCSVDDYSLIGINSVILNGAKIGKYCIIGANSLIPEGKVIPDGSLVMGSPGKVVRELTEPQKKMLEASAAHYVHNAQRYARELVPDDE; translated from the coding sequence ATGAAATACCGCCTGGGAAGCTCCCGTGTCGAGGCCCATCCCGACAGCTGGGTTGCGCCGAGCGCCGACCTGATCGGCAAAGTCCGTCTGGAGGCCGGTGCCAGCGTCTGGTTTGGTGCCGTGCTGCGTGGCGACAACGAACTGATCCACATCGGCGAGAACAGTAACGTCCAGGACGGCAGCGTCATGCATACCGACATGGGATTTCCGCTGACCCTGGGCAAGGGCGTGACCGTCGGCCACAACGTGATGATGCATGGCTGCAGCGTCGACGATTACAGCCTGATCGGCATCAACTCGGTGATCCTCAACGGCGCGAAGATCGGCAAGTACTGCATCATCGGCGCCAATAGCCTGATTCCCGAGGGCAAGGTCATTCCCGACGGCAGCCTGGTGATGGGCAGCCCCGGCAAGGTGGTGCGCGAGCTCACCGAGCCGCAGAAGAAGATGCTCGAAGCCAGTGCCGCTCATTACGTCCATAATGCGCAGCGCTACGCCCGCGAGCTGGTGCCTGACGATGAGTGA
- a CDS encoding NUDIX hydrolase codes for MKFCSQCGNAVTRMIPAGDNRMRHVCGHCATVHYENPRIVAGCLAVWGDQVLLCRRAIEPRRGYWTLPAGFMENGETTEQAAARETLEEACARVRDLNLYTLFDLPHISQVYMMFRAELVDLDFAVGEESLEVRLFEESQIPWSELAFPTIGRTLECFFADRRQNLFPVRNEPLAALRAHYTPR; via the coding sequence ATGAAATTCTGCAGCCAGTGCGGCAACGCCGTTACCCGCATGATTCCCGCTGGCGACAACCGCATGCGTCACGTATGCGGCCACTGCGCCACCGTTCACTACGAAAACCCGCGCATCGTTGCCGGCTGCCTAGCCGTTTGGGGTGACCAGGTGCTGCTGTGTCGCCGCGCCATCGAACCGCGCCGCGGTTATTGGACACTGCCCGCCGGTTTCATGGAGAACGGCGAAACCACCGAACAGGCTGCCGCCCGCGAAACCCTCGAGGAAGCCTGCGCTCGCGTGCGTGACCTGAACCTCTACACCCTTTTCGACCTGCCCCACATCAGCCAGGTGTACATGATGTTTCGCGCCGAGCTGGTCGACCTGGATTTCGCCGTGGGCGAAGAGAGCCTGGAAGTGCGCCTGTTCGAAGAATCGCAGATCCCCTGGTCTGAGCTGGCTTTCCCGACCATAGGGCGTACCTTAGAATGCTTCTTTGCCGACCGTCGGCAGAACCTCTTCCCGGTACGCAACGAGCCGCTCGCGGCGCTGCGCGCTCATTACACGCCCCGTTGA
- a CDS encoding YqfO family protein, which produces MYKLCFYVPETHLEPVKKAVFAAGGGRIGLYDSCCWQVLGQGQFRALEGSQPFLGQVGGIEQVAEWKVEMVVADELIHDAVKALKKTHPYETPAFDVWRLSDLQF; this is translated from the coding sequence ATGTACAAGCTGTGTTTCTATGTGCCGGAAACCCATCTGGAACCGGTGAAAAAAGCGGTATTCGCGGCAGGTGGTGGGCGTATCGGCCTCTACGACAGTTGCTGCTGGCAAGTGCTGGGGCAGGGTCAGTTCCGTGCGTTGGAAGGTAGTCAGCCATTTCTTGGCCAGGTTGGCGGCATCGAGCAGGTCGCGGAGTGGAAGGTTGAAATGGTCGTCGCTGACGAACTGATCCACGATGCAGTGAAAGCTCTGAAGAAGACGCATCCCTACGAAACGCCGGCTTTCGACGTCTGGCGGCTATCCGACCTGCAGTTCTGA